A segment of the Kwoniella shivajii chromosome 2, complete sequence genome:
CTCTGAGTATGGTTGGCGTTGACGAAGCTGATTGAGAAGATGAGCTTGAGCCACCGTCAACGTCTGACAGATAAACGTACCCTCTTAACTCCATAAGACGCCATAATACATTAGCCACGAGCTCGTCTTTCTTGTCCAATACCCTTCCAcccttttcccttctggTTTGAGCGGCTATCTCCTCACTGACCAGTGCACCGATGCAGAGCTTGAGATCAATAGTTGACGAGTTCTGCCTTCTGAGTTCTGATTCTATTATATTCATCGGTACTGTCCATCCCCCAAGCTTTTCGACAAGTGAATGGGTAGTGGCATCATTGAAGGGGACGATAGCACCTTGGGGTGCTGCATATGGAGGATCAAAGAAGTAGTGCGCATTAATTCGACGTTTAGACCAGTCAGGATGTAAGACACTGGTAAGCAAGGCAATAGTGGTGCAACGAGGTGAAGTAGGTCCTTCCGTAATGACATCCTTGATGAATCTGTGATAATCGGTAGTATCTGCCAAAGGTTGACTTTCATGTATCATTCCACTGGTCACCCATCCAACCACTTGGGAGCTGATTAAACCTTTGCAGATATAGAAATACAGCTCATCGGGAATTCGAGGCGAGAAGATTTCGTCGAGTTCACCAGGAATATCTGAGAGGGTGAATGCCTGACCGAGAGGAGCAACGACTGTCGGTAGAGGAACGCAAGTACCTTCGGTAGTAAGCACAAGAGAGAATTTGATAGCGAGACGAGCTTTCCAGAATGCGTCAATATAATTTTGCGTCTTGAATTGATTGTCTCGCCAATTTTGACAAACGAGAATACCGGATTTGTGATGACGCATAAGATCGATTACTGTCTTGACGGCAAAGTCGTTGGCGATAGGAGGGAAAGTACGAGAGAGTGATGAGCCAGCAAGGATAGCCATATCAAGGAATTGTTCACTGGTGAGGTTAAGATCTACCAGAAGGCGAGTTTTCTCCACAAATGTAAAGTTGGTTGTCCAGTCGGTAGAAGTTATTACTCGTTCAACGGGCCACATTAAGCATTCCGTCGAAGAGTAAATAGCGTGTATATAACCCTTGGGGTGTTGGAGCAGATATGCAAGCTGATTTGTTTCAGCGTAAGTTAAAATGGTGAGCGACTCACTTGTGCAAACTCTATATAGGGTGCGATAACAAATTCCACAAATCGATGTCTGAATaatctgatgatggatcTTAACAAATCCTTTGAGTCCGTCCACGATCCATTCCTTATCGCGGTGAGCTGCATGATAGCTCTTTCAACCTGACCATTCTCATAGAAAGACCATGCTTCATTCTTCACCTGGGTCTCTCGTTCTGCTTGGGGGTCGGGTCCTTTCTGCGGAGGTCTGGAAGCGAGTGGTAGACCggaaaagacaaaaacaGGTTTGATGTTCAACCTTTCTAATGAGCGAAGATCTGTTTCTATCTTGGCAATTATCCCAAGAGGTAAACCACCGGTAGCGGCGACGAGAGGTTCACGAGAGTCGGCATCAgagaggagatgatggaggtAATGAGTTGCATCAATGCCAAGACGAGTGTTGGCTATAGCGGAAAGAGGACATGTGTTTACAAGCTTCCTCTCGCGAAGGTAGACTACGATATCAGCAAGAAGTCATCAATTGTCGCACACTCACCGTCAAGACCTCGGATACCCATCGTGAACTCTCTCGCAAGTTACAGGAAGATACAAGCAGACTTTCCAGACCAAAAGCTGATTCCAAGAATGACTCGAATAGAAATTGAAGTCACCACCGCGAGCCGCGGCTCTTGAGATTGTATGAGAAGTCGTGCGCTCTTGAGCAGCAGGAGGGTAtatcaaagacaaagatgCAGCGTTTCCGTTAGGGGGGACTATCCAGGAGATGCCAGGTATCAGGACAAAGTGTCTATCGCTACTTCTGTATGTGTATAAGAGATGTGTGAATTGCATCTCGAGCTGTGTCAGGATGGGGGGATGAAGTGCTGCTATAGCTTTTGTCCCCTGACGCATTGTTACGGCATATAGGCCAGGAAAACAGGGGGATTGGCCACGTGGGACCTAATGGTGTGGTATTGTTCCCCTGTCTCCGAGTAAAATCACATAAAAAAGGTCgattatcattattatcattacaaAGGAACGTGAAAATTATCTATTCTACAGCGTggatctcttccttcctccctTATATTGTTGATCACTGTCTTCCTTGAACCGTCATTTTGGCGATTGTGGGATCTAATGGCGCGTTGAGTGGAGTGTTGAAGAGCTTGTCCTTCAACAGTTGGGCAATCATACCATTTTGTGCTTCAGACGCGATGCGGGAGCTGCAGGAGATCTGATCAGTCCCTGCTCGCATATGTATAGCGTGGAAAGGAATAGATTGAGCAGGAGCTTACCTATCTTTAGCTGCCTTGCTGAGTGGCGTGTCCTCATTTTCAACACCAGCAAACTCCTTGGAGTCACTCTTGGCTTTGCCGGTTGTTTGCCCAGCTGGTGTcgatttgagtttgagacTGGAAGAGGAGTTACCAAGACCAGATGAAGCAGCTTGAAGCTTCGCGTTGAGATCGGTGATTTGAGATGTGGAGTATTCGCGATTCTGGAGATAGGATGTTCAGCAAGTGACAATAACCACTTGACAATGGACTTACCGATGTCAAAACACTGGAACTCAACGTGGCGACCCAATATTTGTTCCACAGAAGATCAAGTAGTTGTTCATCTAATTTGGTCTTGTATATCTCCACCTTAAGGGGGTAATATGCATTGGCATGAACACCGAAATCTTCGATCTTGTCCATGGGGATTGACTGGTACTGAGAAGTACTGGCAGCAGGTGGTTTGTATCCCTAATTCAGATGTGAGCAAATATGAGCGACTGCTGAGTATTCAATTAGCTCACCTCTGGGTAAGTCCGGAAAGCTCCAATTTCAACTTTACCAGCAGAGACTGTTCTGTTTGGGTCAATCTAGAACAAAATTAGGTCTATATTATCGTCAAATAATTGAAGAGCCTGAAGTGACCCACTACTACAGCAAGGTATGGATCGTTGAATTTCTGCTGGTTGAGCTGAGTGTTCACATCTATTCCAGATAGCCAACAGCCGTAACCGGGATGTCTATACGATGATGAGCTCTCAATCGATCAGCAACAAAGCTGACCTACGAATGGTACCAGCCTCTCAGTAATTCCGTCTTTCCTGCTTCTCTGGATGATTCTTGAAAGCTGACCATGTACTCCATCGCCTAGACTCAACGTCAATAGTAGAATGAGTGCATATACTTGTGAAACTCATATGatgtactcacctcatttCCGGCATTGACTCTGGTCTCTGTTCCCTGTACAGGTAACGCGGCTGCATCCATTATCCAGAAGACACCATCCTTGACTCTACCATACATTACTCCCATGATCTCGTAGATACCTCCAGATCGCGCATGAGTGACCTGTCAGAATGGTATAAGCTTCATCGCATCACAGACAGAACCTGCTTACCATCTTAATCAGTGCAACAGCCGATATTTTGACGGTATGAAAGTAGTGTGGACTATGTAGAGCCATGAGCTTACGTTCACGGAATTGAAACAAAGCCAGAGCTTACTCAGTTGACCAAGGcgcttgatcttccaaagctttctcttcctcccGAGGCCATTGGAAGATTGCGGCAGATGGATCGACCGACTAAAGGCGTGACAACTCGATCAGCTCATATTCATTAAACTCCAAGTGCGATAAGCGTGAAATATGCTCACCTGAACATCATTGTTCAACTCAAAAGTCTTCCTTGCTGTTGATCCCATCTTGTGATATCTGATGTCGATATGCCCCTTAATGACtcgaggaagaggaggaagtgaaGTGATGGCATATACGGTTGAGTTATTCCTCACCCCGTCACCACTCTGTGTCAGTTGcacaacctccactttcagcTTTCTGAGGGGAGATAATTACGTAACTGATTCCACTCTCACAAAAGACGCTTGTGCGTCTCATTACTCACTGCTAGTATCTGAAAGTATACTCTATACTGCTACTTCACTCATTGTCCAGTCCCTCAATACCGGTGATATGTCACTATCAAATTATACAGACAGCGAGATCAATGAACCATGGTCAACCCCATCTGCTGGGGCACTTCCTGAACCTACGGTAGAATCAGCattagaaaaagaaaaagtaatcaaagatatcctttctctccGAGATGGTTTGCGTGGATTGTTAGTGAGGATCACGGAGGTAGAAACGGATAATGAGAAATTGAATAAAGACAATGAAATGCTCAGTGTATATATTGATAATCTGTGAGTGCTGGTCGTCGCAATACTCAATGACGAATACAGCTCGTTCCcgctgatttgatttgtcACGTTCAGAACAAGAAACTCAGTAGTCGCTGCTGGAGCCAAACGATAATTTCAGTCTGTTCTCGTATGATTGAGCCCAATCTGCAAATCTTCTGTCCCATCCTCCAATTGTATCTATATATTCTCTACGCCAACTGAGAGCTCCGCCCTCTCCGCCACCTTCTCACAAAGTCAGACTTTGAAGGATCACCGATGAATCATCAAAGGATGCAATGTAGTTGATGCTCACCAAAGAATCTGCATTCACCACAGTGccatcatcaaccaattacaaggagatgaagaggtaGAAAGAACTAAAATATATTGTCCTTTGATCAATGTTAATCTCCCTTATACATGGTTATCGCATGCTAGGTAGCCAATATTAGTTTGAGTTGTAGGATCACGATAGTAGACGGACTTCTGTAGATACTAGATTATCGTATTTGAGCGCATGTACTCTCACTGAGATCATTCTCATGAAGTTTGTGTAAAAGACCTAAACATTGGACCTCCTTCCGCTCATGATGCGATTCCAATCTCACAAATCTATCAACATGATCGCTCATCGCCTCCATCTAAGTCAACGCGGCTGTCCGAAGACATTCACTTGGTAGAACACCGTCCTGAAGAGTATATCCATGCTCCTGGGACATTTTCAATCACCCTACACCAATATACTGGAACATCAAGTAGACCACAGTCAGCGCATCATCCGATGCAAGTTAGGAGAGGTGGCGAATCACGTTAATGAGGGGAGTGCCATACTGTGATACATAGGCCGTCTGTTGGTCTTCTTATCATATGCTGCTGAGCCAGTCCGGCAGTGGTGATTGATAGTCATCACCACAGCGTGACTTGTGACTTTATATGTCTCTCTATTGAGATACACCCTCTTCTCATGGTCCCCACCACCTGCTGTGTGAGTGATGATTAGAGCCAGACATGACCTGTTGTAGATCCCGAATCGCTGACCATGCCGTGGAAGTAAGCTTGACAGAATTGGTCGAAGAACGGAGAAGTGAGattccaacatcttcatcggattATTCAAGATCTAACGATGAACCATTACATTGTGCTTCTCCCATTGATTTCGTATCACCAGTATGATCCGTATTCCTTCAGTCAGCCTGCGCAAAAAGCAGTGATATGGTGACTTGATAGACAAGTGATTCGAACGTCGTCAATCAGGTTCAACAAGTGGTGCTGAGACTGAAAGGGGATTAGCGACGGTAGTGCAAAAAGCGAGGAGGCACGAATGTACTGTAAGCGTTCATACATTGTTTCTCACCTGACTTGAAAGGCAGATACGCCCTTGCAACTGAACaagttcatcttcgtcttcgtgCTGTACCTCTCAAAACGGCTGGTGTCACAGAAGAGCTGAGATGACTCATGCAACAGATGTGTCTCATAGTTGCTGATTGAGACATCTAAATGTCTACTTCAAGTCGATCATGCGTTGACAGTCAAGTGAGGTGAGGCCACACAGGCGCTCAGTTGATTTTATCAAAGAGGATAATTGTTTCCATTCCTAGCTCAACGCACTCCGGTTAACAAGTCAGATAGCTCAGACCGTCACTAGCCAATGGTAATGCTCCTGAGGGAGAATCTATCAACGCTTTCTGAATCCTAACATATGCGAGTAACAGTGAATATAGGTCCAATCGAATAGAAGTATCTGTCAGCAAAGGGAGAGATTGATGCAAACCGTTCCATATTTGGGTTAGGGTCAGTCCCAATCAGAATGCGACGTTGGGGAACAGGTGTAGACAGCCTCTGCTTTGCGATGGAAGTAGCTCTGCATGTGCATGATACAGAGTCGTCGTTGTTACTTCTCGAAACATAGCATTACATAGCATTTTGATTTTGTACGGTTGCAGTATTCGCCACGATGCAACACTTGCCGTACGAACCAAGGAGAACGCCACTTTTAAAAATCCCGTTAAAACCCCGTCCTTGATTGTTATTTCCCCTTTCGTTGAACGATGAGCGAGATGACAGGTTTGCTTCTTCTGCCACAATCGGTGTTAACACTGCATATTTCCGATAATTTGCAATCATGACAAACTGTAAACACTGCTTGTTTGTTTTATCGTGCTTTCCTTTGTCGTGCCCTTGGCTTTCCTGCCctcatcctttcatcatttgaaATAGTATTGCAAATTACCCTGAAATCAAAGGATCCCACATGCAACGTCACCCCCCGTCACTTCTTTTGTGTTTCCCTCTTTCCCCCTGCCTCGCCTTCGGTCACAATTGAAAAAATGGATTCGACTACGCAGAACATCCTCCCACCACTCGACAAACACACCATAGCATATAATCccccccttctttctttttcccatctccaccttctcttctttcttttcttcaacCCTCAACACTTCACGACACTCCACTCACGACTTACACTCACTTTCGACACTCTTCAAACTCTTCATCAAGTCAATACCTCATGTTGTCGTGAAACTCACTCGTCTTTAAGCACTGAAGTGACTATTGAGATATCTGACACCCTTCTCTGACTAAGTTGCGGCAAAGATAGTCTTTAAGTTGGACAACCTCTAGTAAGCTCTCATTACCTACGGTTCTTGTGGTTTCTAGAGTGTTGACACCGTGCTTTTCTATTTGAAAAATCAGGTGAGAGTCTATGACTCGTTACATCTTCACATGCGTTGCCATTGTTGAGTTGGTTGGCTTCTTTGTGCTGTCAaaccttcttgttctcttctctccatcCCCACAGGAGTTGATAGAGCACCTTTGAAAACGATATCGACTGGACATTTGCTTCAGCCCGTCGACACTTACCTCGCAATCGGGAATCATCATTTGCCACTATCACTTTTGTGTGCGCCATCAataattcagctttgaaatcGTCGTCACTCATCGGGTTTCGTCGTTTATAAGGAGACCGAGGTTTTCACACAACCCATCGTTAGTAATTAGGATGCGCATATCTTGTCATGGGTTAGGGTCACTTGGTGGTTTGGCTTgcaaggaaaagaggaaattgTGTTGGTGACGTCCCATACTTTTCTCCTCTGATCTCTGCTTGCTTTTACCCGGGTCTATCATTTTTGGTCATTGTTTACAATTGGGAATCAAATAAGAAACCTGAATCGCCTTCCCCCGCCTATGTCTGTATCGTTCTACTCCTTGACTTTCATTGCAGCTTCATATTCATTCGGGATTATCGTCATGATCAATGTGGTCGACCCCGGTTGTTTTTGTTGCCTTGTAAGTTTTCGAGTGGCGAGAAACGCAGCGAGGTCATTCAAGTGGCGTTGGGATTCAGTGTTTTGTTCACAGCTTTCAGCTTTTTAGCTTTTCTTTGGGGAATTGCACAGTCGGTATAGCTTTCGTCCTTCGTCGGTCAAATTGGTTGAATTGGGTTTATCATCTTAACGATCTTACTTGAATCTTAAGGAGCTACAGCTACAACGTCACCAATGAAATCGAAGCGGGAAAATCTAACTGGTTGTATCATCACAACTTACTCGATAAATGGGATTATCTAACCAAGAGATACCAGGAACATTCTCACCTTTTCAAACTCAGTTCAGTACCTTTACCTCCCCCAGCTGGGATTAGGTTGATGGATCGAGTCAATTGAAGATTGCGTTTTTAGCTTCGGCTTCAAGTTCGTTTTTGCTCGTGCAAAGGAAGAGAATTGGTTATCCGCGAAAAAGGGTTCGTACTTGACAATACTATGCCTGGTCAGAATTATTTCAAAGACAGGCGTTGACATAACTTTGCCCCTTTCTCCAATCTAATTTTGATAATGTCCCTTACCCCCTCATCTATTTTATCTTCGTTACGTCTATTTTCATTAACCTCCTACAACCATTTACCCATCGTCCCTTTACAACAGTTTCTTGACCTCTTCGAGGACAGTCTGCTGTTGAGTTAAAATCGCCCACCTCTCTGCAAACTCCCTTTATCGGGGAGGTTGTGGAGGGGTGGGCTTTTTTGCGTTTGAACCGTTGCGGATGCGCATGATTggatcatcattttcaattgatgGGAGATCATTGGAGCGTGTGGAGCGGCGACGAGCCAATGACCTGGAAATGGAGAAGCTGAGGCAATCAAATCGTGGCGATAGTGGTGTGTGGAGTCGGTAGTAATGGTGGTGGCGAATGATCCGTGCGATTTATACCGAGTAATTACCATTTTACCCAAAAACAGTtcacatacacacacacacacaataacatcatcatgatcatcatcagtgCCAAATGTAGAACGTCATCCAACGTATCGTATGCATCTCCAAATTACCATGTCATGCATTCATCGtctttcttcaccatctctttGTGTCAGTCAATCATTCCCATTTGCAGTGAATCAAGTATTGTCATTTATTTGTCTAATAAGGTTTACTCATCTACACAAACTACAGTCTTCCGCATCGCTCAGTTCGAATACTGTAATCCTTCATTTGAGCTAGTCCGAAAACTATCTCCATGATTCTTTGACCCgaagtgaaagaaaaaattatcattatcttcCTCATACATATTTAGTCGTCATAGTGTTTGTCAACAAAGATGCCTATTCCAACACACATGCGacctcttccccttcttccacaaTTTAATAACCGTGACGCTGTGGGACATCCTCATCCACTGGCAGACCCGATTCGAGGTTCCATGTCGCCCACTTCACCTAATCGTCAGAGTCAAAGTCACGCTTCTCCTCGGAACACCAATTTCGAAGACAATCATAATCACCATAACCACCATCAAACCCCGATTGAACATCCACTGCCCGCTCGACCACAAGATGATCATTCGCAAGAATCAGATCcgattcttcctcctccttcgCATCAGCAACATCGGcaacatcatcatgttgaCCTTCCTCAAAGTCCCACTTCCC
Coding sequences within it:
- a CDS encoding COP9 signalosome complex subunit 5, with product MGSTARKTFELNNDVQSVDPSAAIFQWPREEEKALEDQAPWSTDPHYFHTVKISAVALIKMVTHARSGGIYEIMGVMYGRVKDGVFWIMDAAALPVQGTETRVNAGNEAMEYMVSFQESSREAGKTELLRGWYHSHPGYGCWLSGIDVNTQLNQQKFNDPYLAVVIDPNRTVSAGKVEIGAFRTYPEGYKPPAASTSQYQSIPMDKIEDFGVHANAYYPLKVEIYKTKLDEQLLDLLWNKYWVATLSSSVLTSNREYSTSQITDLNAKLQAASSGLGNSSSSLKLKSTPAGQTTGKAKSDSKEFAGVENEDTPLSKAAKDSSRIASEAQNGMIAQLLKDKLFNTPLNAPLDPTIAKMTVQGRQ